One Pseudorhodoplanes sinuspersici DNA segment encodes these proteins:
- a CDS encoding DoxX family protein: protein MHVFKWLDKSRSLVDRIPTSLILLTARLAVANVFWRSGQTKVNGLSIREETFFLFREEYKVPLLPPDVAAYLATISEHILPILLVIGLAARLSAAGLLGMTLVIQFFVVPGGWPEHLLWFALLGLIIARGPGVISLDHLLWNASAPALSTNSTALSTLERSGIS, encoded by the coding sequence ATGCACGTATTCAAATGGCTCGACAAAAGCCGCAGCCTCGTCGACCGAATCCCCACGAGCCTGATCTTGCTCACGGCGCGTCTTGCCGTCGCCAACGTCTTCTGGCGCTCAGGCCAGACCAAAGTGAATGGCCTTTCAATCCGCGAGGAGACGTTCTTTCTGTTCCGCGAGGAATACAAGGTGCCGCTGTTGCCGCCAGATGTTGCGGCCTATCTCGCAACGATTAGCGAACATATCCTTCCGATCCTTTTGGTCATCGGCCTTGCGGCGCGCCTGTCTGCCGCCGGACTGCTCGGCATGACTCTGGTAATCCAGTTCTTTGTCGTGCCCGGCGGTTGGCCCGAACATCTTCTGTGGTTCGCGTTGCTCGGGCTGATCATTGCACGCGGACCCGGAGTGATATCGCTGGATCATCTGCTCTGGAATGCCTCTGCGCCTGCGTTGTCGACGAATAGCACCGCGCTATCGACACTAGAGCGGTCTGGCATTTCCTAA
- a CDS encoding cupin domain-containing protein: MASTGFAVGAHAGECPTGKFKPNAREAVTLAASGVSDTTLGSIDLGKEKAKIKGRELRFRKMVIQPGGVVPWHSHDDRPALIYVAEGEIIEYASNCAAPIHHKAGEIRTERLGTSHWWKNLSDAPVVLFIADVRADPNDKHM, translated from the coding sequence ATGGCCTCAACCGGGTTCGCCGTTGGCGCACACGCGGGCGAATGCCCGACCGGCAAATTCAAACCAAATGCGCGCGAGGCGGTCACGCTCGCAGCATCGGGTGTCAGCGACACGACACTTGGGTCGATCGATCTCGGCAAGGAAAAAGCCAAGATCAAGGGCCGCGAGCTCCGCTTCCGGAAGATGGTGATCCAGCCCGGCGGTGTTGTGCCGTGGCACAGCCACGATGACCGTCCGGCGCTGATCTATGTCGCGGAAGGCGAGATTATCGAATACGCCAGCAATTGCGCGGCGCCTATCCATCACAAGGCCGGTGAAATCCGGACCGAGAGGCTCGGCACGTCGCATTGGTGGAAGAATCTCAGCGATGCCCCAGTCGTGCTGTTCATTGCCGACGTTCGCGCGGATCCCAACGACAAGCATATGTGA
- a CDS encoding peroxiredoxin-like family protein: protein MSERLDLLADAMRRLTPDRVAVIDRLVNRLKEHDAGTSAPRVGDAMPPFILPDENGQLVSLQSLLDHGPAVVTFHRGHWCPWCRISINTLARAQARLEAAGARMVAIVPDREQFAAEMKHDANASFPILSDIDNGYAMSLNLAIWVGPEMEAYIIDRGHSLPDYHGNDSWMLPIPATFVIGQDGRIKARFVDPDYRKRAAIEDLIAALG from the coding sequence ATGAGCGAGCGGCTGGACCTGCTTGCGGACGCCATGCGGCGGCTGACGCCGGACAGAGTGGCCGTCATCGACAGGCTGGTGAACCGTTTAAAGGAGCACGATGCCGGCACCAGTGCGCCCCGTGTCGGTGACGCGATGCCGCCCTTCATCCTGCCGGACGAAAACGGCCAGCTCGTCAGCCTTCAGAGCCTTCTGGATCATGGGCCGGCCGTCGTAACCTTCCATCGCGGCCATTGGTGTCCGTGGTGCCGCATCAGCATCAACACGCTGGCGCGCGCTCAGGCGCGGCTTGAAGCGGCCGGCGCACGAATGGTCGCCATCGTGCCGGACCGTGAACAATTCGCGGCCGAGATGAAGCACGATGCCAATGCGAGCTTCCCGATCCTCTCTGACATAGACAATGGCTACGCGATGTCACTAAACCTTGCGATCTGGGTAGGTCCGGAGATGGAAGCCTACATCATCGACCGCGGCCACTCGCTGCCCGACTACCATGGCAATGACAGCTGGATGCTGCCGATCCCCGCGACATTCGTGATCGGTCAGGATGGCCGTATCAAAGCACGCTTTGTCGATCCGGATTACCGCAAGCGCGCCGCCATCGAAGATTTGATCGCTGCGCTAGGATAG
- a CDS encoding LysR family transcriptional regulator, with translation MEMHQVRYFLAVARTLNFTRAAEECNVAQPSLTRAIKLLEGELGGDLFRRERPHAMLTPLGERMYPLLKQCYESAQAARALAAQINDGEVGALKLAVSSSIELSLILTQVNELRKNFNEIELKILRGTGPQLVEYMKSGEAELAIASSIGEAWDRLDTWKLFDESFDMVFSRAHRLANQETIQLDDLKPERFLLRSHCERSTDLAALLKTKGLNADHRHEVSSDQDLLALLEANIGIGFLPRTVSSPQTVVRTTVEGLELGRTVCLYGVAGRQRSPIAATFMKMLRAAKWPHKTD, from the coding sequence ATGGAAATGCACCAGGTCAGGTACTTTCTGGCCGTCGCGCGGACGCTGAACTTCACGCGTGCCGCTGAGGAGTGCAACGTTGCGCAGCCGTCGCTGACGCGCGCCATCAAGCTGCTGGAGGGCGAGCTTGGCGGCGACCTGTTCCGGCGCGAGCGCCCGCACGCGATGCTGACCCCACTGGGCGAGCGGATGTATCCGCTGCTAAAGCAATGCTACGAGAGCGCGCAAGCTGCCCGGGCACTGGCCGCCCAGATCAACGACGGTGAGGTTGGTGCCCTCAAGCTCGCAGTTTCGAGTAGCATAGAACTGAGTCTGATCCTGACGCAGGTGAATGAGCTTCGTAAAAATTTCAATGAAATCGAACTGAAGATCCTGCGCGGTACCGGTCCGCAACTGGTCGAATACATGAAGTCCGGAGAGGCGGAGCTTGCGATCGCGTCATCGATCGGCGAGGCGTGGGATCGGCTCGACACCTGGAAGCTGTTCGATGAATCCTTCGACATGGTGTTCAGCCGCGCGCATCGGCTGGCCAATCAGGAAACGATACAGCTCGACGATCTGAAGCCCGAGCGTTTCCTGCTGCGTAGTCATTGCGAGCGAAGCACCGATCTTGCCGCGCTGCTGAAGACGAAAGGCCTTAATGCTGATCACCGCCACGAGGTCTCCTCGGACCAGGACTTGCTCGCGCTATTGGAAGCAAATATCGGCATCGGCTTTCTGCCGCGCACGGTCAGTTCGCCGCAGACTGTGGTGCGAACGACTGTGGAGGGCCTCGAGCTTGGCCGCACTGTCTGCCTTTACGGCGTCGCTGGCCGTCAGCGTTCGCCGATCGCCGCAACTTTCATGAAAATGCTGCGCGCGGCGAAATGGCCGCACAAGACAGACTAA
- a CDS encoding NAD(P)/FAD-dependent oxidoreductase yields MRPRPRVVIVGGGFGGLSVAKGLAGQPFEVVLIDRNNHHLFQPLLYQVATAGLSPADIASPIRNILREQRNTKVMLAEVTGVDTVNCEVVAAGLRVSYDYLVLATGARHAYFGRDDWATFAPGLKSVDDATYLRRRILLAFESAEIEPNAEERRRLLTFVVVGGGPTGVEMAGAIAELAKRALAADFRSIDPRCARIILIEAAPRILTPFTEPLSEAARRALEQLGVEVRLGAAVDDCSCEDVRIGTEVIPTRTIIWAAGVMASPAGRWLGADTDRAGRVRVRPDLTAPGHPDIFVIGDTAVSTDVEGRPLAGVAPVAKQQGQYVAKALIARCNGRSIQPFRYRDFGSLATIGRKRAVAQMGGLHLSGLPAWLLWSAAHIYFLIGFRNRFTVVLNWMWSYITFQRGSRLITGLHVRPLDDVARTSRMELISKES; encoded by the coding sequence ATGCGACCTAGGCCTCGTGTCGTGATTGTAGGCGGCGGTTTTGGCGGATTGTCCGTGGCCAAGGGGCTTGCCGGTCAGCCTTTCGAGGTTGTACTGATCGACCGTAACAATCACCATCTATTCCAGCCGCTGCTCTATCAGGTCGCAACGGCAGGTCTGTCGCCGGCGGACATCGCATCACCCATCCGTAATATTCTGCGTGAGCAGCGCAATACCAAGGTCATGCTGGCAGAGGTTACCGGCGTGGATACAGTCAACTGCGAAGTCGTTGCCGCTGGTTTGCGCGTCTCCTACGACTATCTCGTGCTCGCAACCGGCGCACGCCACGCCTATTTCGGACGAGATGACTGGGCGACCTTTGCGCCGGGTCTGAAGTCGGTCGATGACGCCACCTATCTGCGCCGCCGCATCTTGCTTGCCTTCGAAAGCGCTGAGATCGAGCCGAATGCCGAGGAGCGTCGCCGTCTGTTGACATTCGTCGTTGTCGGTGGCGGGCCAACAGGGGTTGAAATGGCCGGTGCGATCGCGGAACTTGCCAAGCGTGCGCTTGCGGCTGATTTTCGTTCGATCGATCCGCGTTGCGCCCGCATCATTCTGATCGAAGCTGCGCCGCGAATCCTGACTCCATTCACCGAACCGCTGTCGGAAGCCGCGCGCCGCGCACTCGAGCAACTTGGCGTCGAGGTGCGGCTTGGTGCGGCTGTCGACGATTGTAGCTGTGAGGACGTCCGAATAGGCACGGAGGTGATTCCGACGCGCACGATCATTTGGGCTGCCGGCGTGATGGCGTCACCCGCCGGTCGCTGGCTCGGCGCTGATACGGACCGTGCCGGCCGCGTGCGAGTGCGACCGGATTTGACGGCCCCGGGTCATCCCGACATTTTCGTCATTGGCGACACAGCAGTGTCGACCGATGTCGAAGGGCGCCCGCTAGCGGGTGTTGCGCCGGTGGCCAAGCAACAGGGCCAATATGTCGCCAAAGCCCTGATTGCACGCTGTAATGGCCGCTCGATCCAGCCTTTCCGTTACCGTGACTTCGGGTCGCTCGCGACCATCGGCCGAAAGCGAGCGGTGGCGCAGATGGGCGGTTTGCACCTGTCCGGATTGCCTGCGTGGCTGCTGTGGAGCGCCGCCCACATCTACTTTCTGATCGGGTTTCGCAACCGCTTTACCGTCGTGCTGAACTGGATGTGGAGCTACATCACGTTTCAGCGAGGCAGCCGCCTGATCACGGGACTGCACGTGCGGCCTCTTGACGATGTGGCTAGAACTTCGCGAATGGAACTGATCTCTAAAGAAAGTTGA
- a CDS encoding DNA-binding domain-containing protein: MTVFARESAPFRLERDFAEALLNNDAPVPAAIKLSCGAASLSRFGVYRNNVIASLIRALASRYPVTRRLLWPDTFDGIARLYVVTEPPRSPILSQYGKDFPQFLRSVGEGAAAQCVADVAAIENARTCAYHAADAVPLAADLFTHLSADDVLNLRLTMHPSAILLCSRFPAVSIWQAYLRDDGEQPIAWKPEGALVVRPHFDVEVWDLPPGTYEFFAAIAKGETVGAAAAATASSDAFDLATAFRIMICAGIVTGMAAAAGPHA; the protein is encoded by the coding sequence ATGACCGTATTTGCGCGTGAGAGCGCCCCATTCCGGCTTGAGCGCGATTTTGCGGAGGCGTTGTTGAACAACGATGCGCCGGTGCCTGCCGCGATCAAGCTGAGCTGTGGCGCTGCCAGTCTCAGCCGGTTCGGCGTCTATCGCAACAATGTCATCGCAAGCCTGATAAGGGCTTTGGCGTCACGCTATCCCGTTACACGCCGGCTGCTCTGGCCTGATACCTTCGACGGAATTGCGCGTCTTTATGTCGTTACCGAGCCGCCGCGTTCGCCGATTCTCTCCCAATACGGAAAGGATTTCCCGCAATTCCTTCGCAGCGTGGGAGAAGGAGCTGCTGCCCAGTGTGTTGCCGACGTTGCGGCGATAGAGAATGCGCGAACCTGCGCCTATCACGCCGCAGACGCCGTGCCGCTTGCTGCCGATCTGTTCACGCATCTATCCGCGGATGATGTGCTGAACCTGCGACTGACGATGCATCCATCGGCGATTCTGTTGTGCTCGCGTTTTCCGGCTGTCTCCATCTGGCAAGCCTATCTTCGCGACGACGGCGAGCAGCCTATTGCCTGGAAACCCGAAGGGGCGCTGGTCGTTCGCCCGCACTTCGATGTCGAGGTCTGGGATTTGCCGCCGGGAACTTATGAGTTTTTTGCGGCGATTGCCAAGGGCGAAACCGTAGGTGCTGCGGCCGCAGCCACGGCGAGTTCGGACGCTTTCGATCTTGCGACCGCCTTCCGCATCATGATTTGCGCAGGGATTGTCACCGGAATGGCGGCCGCTGCGGGCCCGCACGCCTGA
- a CDS encoding DUF692 domain-containing protein has protein sequence MFEGDRRVDFFEVHAENYMGAGGPMHHLLHRIRSDYSVSLHGVGLSIGGAAPLDRDHLRRLQRLIDIYEPFLFSEHLAWSSHEGVFLNDLLPLPYNESTLGHVCAHIDQVQDVLTTRMLLENPATYVTFATSTMPEIDFLRAVVARTGCGLLLDVNNVYVSSVNLGFEASAYIDAFPVEHVGELHLAGFAEDQDSEGARLLIDDHGRAVSEAVWTLYRRVLARHCTAPTLIEWDNEVPDFAALAAEAGRARRLRLAVSPTMAAA, from the coding sequence ATCTTTGAAGGCGATCGGCGTGTCGACTTCTTCGAGGTTCACGCGGAAAACTACATGGGCGCCGGCGGCCCGATGCATCATCTGCTTCATCGTATCCGGTCCGACTATTCGGTATCGCTCCACGGCGTCGGCCTGTCGATCGGCGGAGCCGCTCCACTGGATCGCGACCATCTGCGACGACTCCAGCGGCTGATAGATATCTACGAGCCCTTTCTGTTCTCCGAGCATCTCGCCTGGTCGAGCCACGAGGGCGTGTTCCTCAACGATCTACTTCCGCTTCCGTACAACGAGAGCACATTGGGACATGTCTGCGCACATATCGATCAAGTACAGGATGTACTCACAACACGTATGCTTCTGGAAAATCCGGCGACCTACGTCACATTTGCGACAAGCACGATGCCCGAGATCGATTTTTTGCGCGCAGTGGTTGCGCGGACTGGCTGTGGCCTGTTGCTTGATGTGAACAATGTCTATGTGTCGTCGGTCAATCTCGGCTTCGAGGCATCGGCCTATATCGACGCATTTCCGGTCGAGCATGTTGGTGAGCTTCATCTGGCAGGTTTTGCCGAAGATCAGGACAGCGAGGGTGCAAGGTTATTGATTGATGATCATGGCCGTGCCGTGAGCGAGGCCGTGTGGACGCTTTATCGTCGGGTCCTTGCAAGGCATTGTACCGCGCCGACACTGATCGAGTGGGACAACGAGGTGCCTGATTTTGCGGCTTTGGCCGCCGAGGCGGGCAGGGCGCGCAGGCTTCGTCTCGCTGTGTCTCCAACCATGGCGGCGGCCTAA
- a CDS encoding DUF2282 domain-containing protein has translation MSEKINSITSLAIAAALTSALATIATAPAQAAEKEKCFGVSLKGQNDCAAGPGTTCAGTSKIDYQGNAWKLVNKGTCVTTQTPFGPGSLIEIKRPA, from the coding sequence ATGTCCGAGAAAATCAATTCCATCACGTCGCTTGCGATCGCCGCGGCGCTGACGTCTGCGCTGGCGACTATTGCCACCGCGCCGGCTCAGGCTGCCGAAAAGGAGAAGTGCTTTGGCGTGTCGCTGAAAGGCCAGAACGATTGCGCCGCCGGCCCTGGCACGACCTGTGCCGGTACCTCCAAGATCGACTATCAAGGCAATGCCTGGAAGCTCGTCAACAAGGGTACCTGCGTCACCACGCAGACGCCGTTCGGTCCGGGATCGCTCATCGAAATCAAGCGCCCGGCGTGA
- a CDS encoding peroxiredoxin-like family protein, which translates to MQKQKKSDQPSEDRPQREAAPLGIQLSAYERESRTRRPDFAAAYDALVARLEALDRGDIGPKLGERMPSFMMPDQKGRLVSLESLLRSGPAVISLNRGHWCPYCKMELRSLAASHDRIKGLGASVVAIMPETAQATADYVRENDLPFPVLSDIDLGYALSLDLIFWVGAEVQRLYQEAGVALDQYQGRDGYFLPMAAKFIVGRDGLVKARQVNIEFRERMEPETIVGVLEQLRAGL; encoded by the coding sequence TTGCAGAAACAAAAAAAAAGCGATCAGCCGAGCGAAGATCGGCCGCAGCGCGAAGCGGCGCCGCTCGGCATTCAGCTATCCGCCTATGAACGGGAAAGCCGCACGAGGCGACCCGATTTTGCGGCGGCTTATGATGCGCTAGTCGCGCGTCTGGAGGCGCTCGATCGCGGCGACATCGGGCCGAAGCTCGGCGAACGCATGCCATCCTTCATGATGCCGGATCAGAAAGGTCGGCTGGTCTCGCTAGAATCGCTGTTGCGATCCGGACCTGCGGTGATCAGCTTGAACCGCGGGCATTGGTGCCCCTATTGCAAGATGGAACTACGCTCGCTCGCCGCCAGTCACGATCGCATCAAAGGGCTGGGAGCGAGCGTCGTGGCCATCATGCCCGAAACCGCACAAGCGACGGCGGACTATGTTCGGGAGAACGATCTGCCCTTTCCAGTCCTCAGCGATATTGATCTTGGCTATGCACTCTCGCTCGATTTGATCTTTTGGGTCGGTGCGGAGGTTCAGCGGCTCTATCAGGAGGCAGGCGTCGCGCTCGATCAATATCAGGGTCGCGACGGCTATTTCCTGCCGATGGCCGCGAAGTTCATTGTCGGGCGGGATGGGCTCGTCAAGGCGCGCCAGGTCAATATCGAGTTCCGTGAGCGCATGGAGCCGGAGACCATTGTCGGTGTGCTGGAGCAGCTTCGCGCCGGCCTGTAA